The following are from one region of the Chloroflexota bacterium genome:
- a CDS encoding DUF503 domain-containing protein: protein MVIGVLTLELRLPGNGSLKGKRGILKPLMARLRRDFNVSVSEVDAQDVWQRAVVGVACVSPSADYAHGLLTEVAQAVESWRMDLEVVDFYIELIH, encoded by the coding sequence ATGGTCATTGGAGTGCTCACCCTGGAGCTACGCCTGCCGGGGAACGGCTCGCTAAAGGGGAAACGCGGCATCCTGAAGCCGCTGATGGCCCGCCTGCGCCGGGACTTCAACGTCTCCGTGTCCGAAGTGGACGCACAGGACGTGTGGCAACGAGCCGTGGTGGGAGTGGCCTGCGTCTCGCCCAGCGCCGACTACGCCCACGGGCTGCTCACGGAGGTCGCCCAGGCGGTGGAGTCATGGCGCATGGATCTGGAGGTCGTGGACTTCTACATCGAGCTGATCCACTAG